The proteins below are encoded in one region of Streptomyces sp. NBC_00490:
- a CDS encoding DUF5707 domain-containing protein, protein MSRRVVLSVTAGVAVLAGAGAYALAYAGEQPPAIAHSTAHYTTPTEDHSGSLTFTTDVTASSGIKDVKVLAWPANSSFAKNGLTAKDMAAVESAHCKPSGADTVHCTYKVPVTPDEANTSPHGRWHIAVLATAKDGDTTLDTKAADFTVD, encoded by the coding sequence ATGTCTCGACGTGTCGTCCTGTCCGTGACCGCAGGTGTCGCCGTCCTCGCAGGCGCCGGAGCGTACGCCCTCGCCTACGCCGGCGAACAGCCTCCCGCCATAGCCCACAGCACCGCCCACTACACCACCCCCACCGAAGACCACAGCGGCTCCCTGACCTTCACCACCGACGTCACAGCCTCCTCCGGCATCAAGGACGTCAAGGTCCTGGCCTGGCCCGCCAACTCCTCCTTCGCCAAGAACGGGCTGACCGCCAAGGACATGGCCGCCGTCGAGTCGGCCCACTGCAAGCCCTCCGGCGCAGACACCGTGCACTGCACCTACAAGGTCCCCGTCACCCCCGACGAAGCCAACACCTCCCCGCACGGTCGGTGGCACATCGCCGTCCTGGCCACCGCCAAGGACGGCGACACCACACTGGACACCAAGGCCGCCGACTTCACCGTCGACTGA
- a CDS encoding cadmium resistance transporter — protein MDLGIVGQAAGLFAVTNIDDIVVLSLFFAQGAGTRGSTRRIVLGQYLGFAAIVAVAVAAAFGATFLPESAVPYLGLLPLVLGLKAAWQVWKRRRGGEDGDDDQVAEGGPGPWEVTAVTFANGGDNIGVYVPVFATAGVGGMSVYVIVFLGLVGVWCFTGRYFATRPVIARALSRWGHILLPLVLIAIGLLILIEGGAFGLDG, from the coding sequence TTGGATCTGGGCATCGTCGGTCAGGCGGCCGGGCTTTTCGCCGTCACCAACATCGACGACATCGTGGTGCTCTCCCTGTTCTTCGCCCAGGGCGCCGGGACCCGTGGCTCCACCCGGCGGATCGTGCTCGGGCAGTACCTCGGCTTCGCCGCGATCGTTGCCGTTGCCGTCGCCGCGGCATTCGGAGCCACTTTCCTGCCCGAGTCCGCTGTCCCTTACCTCGGTTTGTTGCCGCTCGTTCTCGGGCTCAAGGCGGCCTGGCAGGTGTGGAAGAGGCGGCGCGGCGGTGAAGACGGCGACGACGATCAGGTGGCGGAGGGCGGCCCCGGCCCATGGGAGGTCACTGCGGTCACCTTCGCCAACGGCGGCGACAACATCGGCGTCTACGTTCCGGTCTTCGCCACCGCCGGCGTCGGCGGCATGAGTGTGTACGTGATTGTGTTCCTCGGGCTGGTCGGTGTGTGGTGCTTCACCGGCAGGTACTTCGCCACCCGACCGGTCATTGCAAGAGCCCTCAGCCGATGGGGCCACATCCTGCTTCCGCTGGTACTCATCGCCATCGGACTGCTGATCCTCATCGAGGGCGGTGCGTTCGGCCTGGACGGCTGA
- a CDS encoding MerR family transcriptional regulator: MSGDLLRSGQVARAAGVNIQTLRYYERRGLLEEPERSPGGHRLYEGETVTALRVIKAAQRLGFTLEEVAELLETGRHRHGRPVAGLQQRAAAKLAEVDARIADLTTIRTALSAAVEAGCDDLTLCASSACCPIPFTDLAEENRHAGPCC; this comes from the coding sequence GTGAGTGGCGATCTCCTGCGCAGCGGGCAAGTCGCCCGGGCGGCCGGGGTGAACATTCAGACCCTGCGCTACTACGAGCGGCGTGGCCTGCTGGAGGAACCCGAGCGCAGCCCTGGCGGTCACCGTCTGTACGAGGGTGAGACGGTGACCGCGCTGCGGGTGATCAAGGCCGCCCAGCGCCTGGGCTTCACGCTGGAGGAGGTCGCCGAATTGCTGGAAACGGGGCGCCACCGCCACGGCCGCCCGGTCGCGGGCCTCCAGCAGCGCGCGGCCGCGAAGCTCGCCGAGGTCGACGCGAGGATCGCAGACCTGACCACCATCCGCACCGCCCTGTCCGCCGCCGTGGAAGCGGGCTGCGACGACCTCACCTTGTGTGCGTCCAGTGCCTGCTGCCCCATTCCCTTCACCGACCTCGCCGAGGAGAACCGGCATGCCGGACCCTGCTGCTGA
- a CDS encoding YnfA family protein, with product MTVARSVALFAVAALFEIGGAWLVRQGIREHKGWIWIGAGVIAPGLYGVVATFQSDDNFGRILAAYGGNFVAGSIAWGMAADGYRPDRFDVIGALICLAGMAVIMYAPRSH from the coding sequence GTGACTGTCGCCCGTTCCGTTGCCCTGTTCGCTGTCGCCGCCCTGTTCGAGATCGGCGGGGCCTGGCTGGTGCGGCAGGGCATCCGCGAGCACAAAGGCTGGATCTGGATCGGCGCCGGAGTGATCGCCCCCGGGCTCTACGGCGTCGTCGCGACCTTCCAGAGCGACGACAACTTCGGGCGGATCCTCGCCGCGTACGGCGGCAACTTCGTCGCCGGGTCGATCGCCTGGGGGATGGCCGCCGACGGTTACCGCCCCGACCGCTTCGACGTCATCGGCGCGCTGATCTGCCTCGCCGGCATGGCTGTGATCATGTACGCGCCCCGCAGCCACTGA
- a CDS encoding dihydrofolate reductase family protein produces MKNPIRLYMSMSLDGYIAGPDDRPGQELGRDGGRLFNWLDDRESDGPSGQVYGEALATGAVISGRRTFELARRWQGDHHDGVPIFVLTHQVDDGDVPPGHARFVTDVEDCARQARAAAGDRPVMVHGAGAAQALLRVGQLDEMEIHLVPVLLGNGRRLFDHLGSDHIELDLVRRLEDRDVTHLRYRVRRSEEGA; encoded by the coding sequence GTGAAGAATCCGATTCGGCTGTACATGTCGATGTCGCTCGACGGCTATATCGCCGGCCCGGACGATCGGCCAGGGCAGGAGCTCGGACGCGACGGTGGACGGCTGTTCAACTGGCTCGACGACCGGGAGTCCGACGGTCCGAGCGGCCAGGTCTACGGCGAAGCGCTGGCGACCGGCGCGGTGATCTCCGGCCGTCGGACCTTCGAACTCGCCCGGCGCTGGCAGGGCGACCACCACGACGGCGTGCCGATCTTCGTCCTCACCCACCAGGTGGATGACGGGGACGTGCCGCCCGGCCACGCGCGGTTCGTCACCGATGTCGAGGACTGCGCCCGTCAGGCTCGCGCGGCCGCAGGGGACCGGCCGGTCATGGTCCACGGGGCGGGGGCAGCCCAAGCACTGCTCCGAGTCGGGCAGTTGGACGAGATGGAGATCCACCTGGTTCCGGTCCTCCTCGGGAACGGCCGACGGCTGTTCGACCACCTGGGCAGCGATCACATCGAACTCGACCTTGTCCGACGGCTCGAGGACCGAGACGTAACGCATCTCCGCTACCGGGTGCGTCGATCCGAGGAGGGCGCGTGA
- a CDS encoding VOC family protein yields the protein MKTLFVSYRVTDLDRSLGFYTALGYAELGRVEVGDGARLVILKFPDEPAASLELVHRPGDGPVDVGSGFDHLAIQVERLTVTLEALTEAGLAPEPLQYPGGPHGPKTSWLTDPDGYRIELVEWPSGHPDGITAADFA from the coding sequence GTGAAGACGCTCTTCGTCTCTTACCGTGTTACCGACCTGGACCGCTCGCTCGGTTTCTACACCGCCTTGGGCTACGCCGAATTGGGCAGGGTCGAGGTCGGCGACGGGGCTCGCCTCGTGATCCTCAAGTTCCCCGACGAACCGGCGGCCTCGCTCGAACTGGTCCACCGGCCCGGCGATGGACCGGTCGACGTGGGCAGCGGTTTCGACCACCTCGCGATCCAGGTGGAGAGGCTTACCGTCACCCTGGAGGCGCTGACCGAAGCCGGCCTGGCGCCCGAACCCCTTCAGTACCCGGGCGGCCCCCACGGCCCGAAGACGTCGTGGCTCACGGACCCGGACGGTTACCGGATCGAGTTGGTGGAGTGGCCGTCCGGCCATCCCGACGGCATCACCGCAGCAGACTTCGCCTGA
- a CDS encoding DUF6461 domain-containing protein, producing MADRGHEQNGLRWITDAYPDSFALTLSEGLSPQELLRNVGAEEEHVVPLTRSAALELLIRDAEDHISDLDFLDWEDETAIARLTDGGFLPAPPDTIVRAGAVPGWAYALEEFHCRTGAHLAALSRRGRAWTIHRNAKGFSCIDYALQGELVTSFEPGLPHLTHGTPAEAALGFVHTGHEPGDVAFLRFLEDELGLWLPWEETEAELPAAAFT from the coding sequence TTGGCGGACCGAGGGCATGAACAGAACGGGCTGCGCTGGATAACCGACGCCTATCCCGACAGCTTTGCGCTCACCCTCAGCGAGGGGCTCTCGCCGCAGGAGCTGCTGCGCAACGTCGGCGCCGAGGAGGAGCATGTTGTTCCGTTGACCCGCTCCGCGGCACTCGAGTTGCTGATCAGGGACGCGGAGGACCACATCAGTGACCTCGACTTCCTGGACTGGGAAGACGAAACGGCGATTGCCCGGCTGACGGACGGGGGCTTTCTGCCCGCCCCGCCGGACACGATCGTCCGGGCGGGCGCGGTGCCGGGTTGGGCGTATGCGCTGGAGGAATTCCACTGCCGTACGGGGGCCCACCTCGCGGCGCTGTCCCGGCGAGGGCGGGCATGGACCATCCACCGCAACGCCAAGGGCTTCAGCTGTATCGACTATGCCCTCCAAGGCGAGTTGGTGACCTCGTTCGAGCCCGGCCTGCCACACCTCACACACGGGACACCAGCCGAAGCGGCGCTCGGCTTCGTCCACACCGGACACGAGCCGGGCGACGTAGCCTTCCTGCGTTTCCTGGAGGACGAACTGGGCCTCTGGCTCCCCTGGGAAGAGACGGAAGCAGAACTGCCCGCAGCCGCATTCACCTGA
- a CDS encoding flavin reductase family protein: protein MTDLDPFTDLLDYPMYVVTVEADGEKAGCLVGFASQCSIQPARFMVWLSKANRTYRVAERADRLAVHLLRRDQGRLARLFGGETGDHTDKFTEVSWHAGPGGLPILDEAPAWFVGRVENRIDGGDHTGLLLAPEEADRLTSSHTPVLTLNDTHDITPGHPAN, encoded by the coding sequence GTGACCGATCTCGATCCTTTCACCGACCTGCTCGACTACCCGATGTACGTCGTGACCGTGGAGGCCGACGGGGAAAAGGCCGGATGCCTGGTCGGATTCGCTTCGCAGTGCTCGATTCAGCCCGCCCGGTTCATGGTCTGGCTGTCCAAAGCCAACCGGACCTACCGGGTGGCCGAGCGCGCCGACCGACTCGCGGTCCATCTTCTGCGCCGTGACCAGGGCAGGCTGGCCCGGCTCTTCGGCGGTGAGACCGGCGACCACACCGACAAGTTCACCGAGGTCTCGTGGCACGCAGGACCGGGCGGCCTACCGATCCTGGACGAGGCTCCCGCCTGGTTTGTCGGGCGCGTGGAGAACCGGATCGACGGCGGCGACCACACCGGTCTTCTGCTCGCCCCGGAGGAGGCGGACAGACTCACGAGCAGCCACACTCCCGTGCTGACGTTGAACGACACGCACGACATCACTCCAGGCCACCCAGCGAACTGA
- a CDS encoding nuclear transport factor 2 family protein yields the protein MKPTNDDIVEISGALALWAHIMDDPELDRLGECLTEDAVWDGSVFGGDPVVGLDAIAAFVNAPGHAKAHHTTNIVVSEGPGDEARARSKGLSLLEGGGIASVVYADDLRRTDDGWRISRRVIHLTWPQRF from the coding sequence GTGAAACCCACGAATGACGACATCGTCGAAATCAGCGGGGCCTTGGCGCTGTGGGCGCACATCATGGACGACCCCGAACTGGACCGTCTCGGCGAATGCCTCACCGAAGACGCGGTGTGGGACGGCAGCGTCTTCGGCGGCGACCCGGTCGTCGGGCTGGACGCGATCGCCGCCTTCGTGAACGCCCCCGGACATGCGAAGGCCCACCACACGACGAACATCGTCGTGTCGGAAGGCCCGGGCGACGAAGCGCGGGCCCGATCCAAAGGCCTGAGTCTGTTGGAGGGCGGCGGTATCGCCAGCGTCGTCTACGCCGACGACCTGCGACGCACCGATGATGGGTGGCGCATTTCCCGGCGGGTCATCCACCTCACTTGGCCACAACGCTTCTAG
- a CDS encoding winged helix-turn-helix transcriptional regulator, whose amino-acid sequence MSVGHTEVTTEPVVSCGDEHEDCGIREVLDRIGDKWSVLVVVELAQGVRRFRQLQRAVPGISQRMLTLTVRRLERDGLVSRTVYPTVPPQVEYELTAMGHSLTHLVKALADWSSEHRGVIARSRQEWDAEHPDSGIR is encoded by the coding sequence ATGTCAGTGGGGCACACAGAGGTAACCACCGAGCCCGTCGTCAGCTGCGGCGACGAGCACGAGGACTGCGGGATCCGCGAGGTGCTCGACCGGATCGGGGACAAGTGGTCGGTCCTGGTGGTGGTCGAACTGGCCCAGGGCGTACGCCGTTTCCGGCAGCTTCAACGCGCCGTACCCGGTATCTCACAGCGGATGCTGACGCTCACCGTGCGTCGGCTGGAACGGGACGGGCTTGTCAGCCGGACCGTGTATCCGACCGTGCCTCCGCAGGTCGAGTACGAGCTCACAGCGATGGGCCACAGCCTCACGCATCTGGTGAAAGCCCTCGCCGACTGGTCGTCAGAACACCGCGGCGTCATCGCTCGATCACGCCAGGAATGGGATGCCGAACATCCCGACTCCGGAATCCGCTGA
- a CDS encoding NAD(P)H-binding protein codes for MILVTGATGALGALIAERLADRDDTVLGTREPQRFKAPLPVRRIDFDAPDTLITGFQGVDVLLMVSAGYGEDDTVIARHGNAIEAAQEAGVGHVVYTSLTADGDHLPYALPHRWTERRLQQSTMGWTILRNGLYAELLAWLASPSEDGRITAPLDEGRLAAVARADLADAAVRVTVDAAAHAGRIYELVGEQAIGGTDLAHAHGPHVAYEPETLAQARSRLSASGAEPFQVPMLVGTYSAIAAGFLCRTGGDLRQLLGREPRSPLAAALA; via the coding sequence ATGATCCTGGTCACTGGAGCCACGGGCGCCCTGGGCGCACTGATCGCCGAACGGCTGGCCGACCGCGACGACACCGTCCTTGGAACGCGCGAACCTCAGCGATTCAAGGCTCCGCTGCCTGTCCGCCGCATCGACTTCGACGCCCCCGACACGCTGATCACGGGCTTCCAGGGCGTGGATGTACTGCTGATGGTCTCGGCAGGCTACGGCGAGGACGACACCGTCATAGCCCGGCACGGCAATGCCATCGAGGCGGCCCAGGAGGCCGGTGTGGGGCATGTCGTCTATACGAGCTTGACCGCCGATGGCGACCACCTTCCCTATGCTCTGCCGCACCGCTGGACCGAGCGTCGTCTCCAGCAGAGCACCATGGGCTGGACGATCCTGCGCAATGGCCTCTACGCCGAGTTGTTGGCCTGGCTGGCGTCGCCGTCGGAGGACGGGCGGATCACTGCCCCGCTCGACGAGGGCCGACTGGCGGCCGTGGCACGCGCGGATCTGGCCGATGCGGCGGTACGGGTGACGGTGGACGCTGCCGCTCATGCGGGGCGTATCTATGAACTCGTCGGTGAGCAGGCCATCGGCGGCACTGATCTGGCGCACGCCCACGGGCCGCACGTCGCCTACGAGCCGGAGACACTTGCCCAGGCCCGCTCCCGCCTCTCCGCTTCCGGCGCCGAGCCGTTCCAGGTGCCGATGCTCGTGGGCACCTACTCCGCCATCGCCGCCGGATTCCTGTGCCGCACCGGCGGTGACCTGCGCCAACTGCTGGGCCGCGAGCCCCGTTCCCCGCTCGCAGCGGCCCTTGCGTAG
- a CDS encoding carboxymuconolactone decarboxylase family protein — protein sequence MAMQSDTPVLDTLVAMTVDSIERCGLDEKTFILTRLAALAAMDAPAISYLAYVDPALKADLTPEELQDVLVAIAPVVGTARVMSAATHITEALGITIALAEAEAQSMAETEAQTRSKP from the coding sequence ATGGCCATGCAGTCAGACACTCCCGTTCTCGACACGCTCGTAGCCATGACGGTCGACTCGATCGAGCGCTGCGGCCTGGACGAGAAAACGTTCATTCTCACCCGCCTCGCCGCGCTCGCGGCCATGGACGCCCCGGCCATCTCCTACCTCGCGTATGTCGACCCTGCCCTCAAGGCCGACCTGACCCCCGAGGAATTGCAGGACGTTCTCGTCGCCATCGCGCCAGTCGTCGGCACCGCACGCGTCATGTCGGCCGCGACGCACATCACCGAGGCACTCGGCATCACCATCGCGCTGGCCGAGGCCGAGGCCCAGTCGATGGCCGAGACGGAAGCCCAGACCCGGAGCAAGCCCTGA
- a CDS encoding class II glutamine amidotransferase, producing the protein MCRWIAYSGTPVLLSQVLFKPEHSLIDQSLHSRMGVETTNGDGFGVGWYARDTDTPAVLREIGPAWSNRNLSEVAHHVRSGLFFAHVRASTGTAVQQTNCHPFRHGRWMWMHNGAISGFHLFRRDLALAVDPALYPEIEGSTDSEVMFFLALTFGLAENPPDAVARMAALVEKVGHAHGIRHPLQMTLAVADGERVWAFRYSSEGRSRSLYFSTKVDALRALHPDAAFLRDISDDTRLVVSEPLGALSGAWNEVPESSFGIIQPGGDALHAFRPSLQGAPA; encoded by the coding sequence ATGTGCCGCTGGATCGCCTACTCCGGTACGCCCGTCCTTCTCAGCCAAGTCCTGTTCAAGCCGGAACACTCCTTGATCGACCAGAGCCTGCACTCCCGTATGGGGGTGGAGACGACCAACGGCGACGGTTTCGGCGTCGGCTGGTACGCGCGGGACACGGACACTCCGGCAGTGCTGCGGGAGATCGGTCCGGCTTGGAGCAACCGCAATCTGTCCGAGGTCGCCCACCACGTCCGCTCGGGCCTGTTCTTCGCGCACGTCAGGGCTTCGACCGGGACCGCCGTGCAGCAGACCAACTGCCACCCCTTCCGCCACGGTCGCTGGATGTGGATGCACAACGGGGCGATCAGCGGGTTCCACCTGTTCCGGCGTGATCTCGCTCTGGCCGTCGACCCGGCCCTGTATCCCGAGATCGAGGGTTCCACCGACTCCGAGGTGATGTTCTTCCTGGCCCTCACGTTCGGCCTGGCGGAGAACCCTCCCGATGCCGTGGCGCGTATGGCCGCCCTGGTCGAGAAGGTGGGGCACGCGCACGGCATCCGTCACCCGCTGCAGATGACCCTCGCCGTGGCCGACGGGGAACGTGTATGGGCCTTTCGCTACTCCAGCGAGGGCCGCTCGCGGTCGTTGTACTTCAGCACCAAGGTGGACGCCCTGCGTGCGCTCCACCCTGATGCCGCGTTCCTGCGGGACATCTCCGACGACACGCGCCTGGTCGTCTCCGAACCGCTGGGCGCCCTCTCCGGCGCCTGGAACGAGGTGCCGGAGAGCAGTTTCGGCATCATTCAGCCAGGCGGAGACGCGCTCCATGCCTTCCGGCCCTCCCTGCAAGGCGCACCGGCCTGA
- a CDS encoding LuxR C-terminal-related transcriptional regulator — protein sequence MAGTHDNVQGPTVPAVQCADPLGNPLLRTRLALPARPATFLRRQRLVQHLDQALRTPLTLVNGAAGAGKTLLVADWAAGLRPPVAWLTVEVGDRRPGVFWAYVLQALRACGAPVSEAVGTPADAAGVDQKLLAALAAELNDRNRPLVLVLDEYDRVTAPEVAEQLEFVLHHAGGGLHLVLVTRTEPLLPLHRYRAAGELTEIRGAELAFTAEEAVALLDLHGLSLPLHAAGALVDRLRGWAAGLRLSALAARESADPELYLKEFEADRSTVADFLLAEVLKGQPDETQDLLMRVSVLERFCPDLANALTLRADAEPILAGLHRDNAFVEHLGHTWYQLHPLFGEILRAHLRVRLPGVEPELHRRGARWLRRHGFLTETLAHGAAAGDWNFAAGALIDDLAIGQLFTGLRSDDLTQLFSLMGPEARGPATDLVRAAHDLSRRDLDRGLARLRQAEEHLADDPGSLAAARLSCALLEALAARFAGCPPQAEKAAAAADELLREVPGHLLDKHPELHALLLTHLGSVRLWAGRFDDARAALTVVAATDDGACTGLPREESMGHLALLDYLNGWLGRAERKALAAMSEAERIGLPRSAGSGIERLVLAAVAVDRHELARAQALLDEVDLPSGAHDPVLTAGQALVTARLLLVRGKVRAAVEAANPAVSTAVASPWAASHEALVISAAHLAEGRPDEAGAVLEQVSVDQPACAVEAAGLQLAAGRSEAAVDLLDSIRAQGGTGPAVTVRAALVRAQAAEWAGDTATARRLLAQALLDARRERLRRPFLDAGAWIRPLLATASLNELAAGWLTPGPAPARRGGRSGADSPSSPLVAVELSGRERDVLERLAGMMSTEEIAADLYVSVNTVKTHLKSVFRKLAVNRRGDAVRRARELRLL from the coding sequence ATGGCCGGGACCCACGACAACGTGCAAGGGCCGACTGTTCCGGCCGTTCAGTGCGCCGATCCCCTCGGAAACCCGCTCCTGCGCACCCGGCTCGCCCTCCCCGCCAGGCCCGCGACGTTCCTTCGCCGGCAGCGACTGGTCCAGCACCTCGACCAGGCTCTGCGGACGCCGCTGACACTGGTCAACGGTGCGGCCGGAGCCGGTAAAACCCTGCTGGTCGCCGACTGGGCTGCCGGACTGCGCCCGCCGGTCGCCTGGCTCACCGTCGAAGTCGGGGACCGGCGACCGGGGGTCTTCTGGGCTTACGTCCTTCAGGCACTGCGCGCCTGCGGTGCACCGGTGTCCGAGGCGGTCGGGACCCCCGCGGACGCGGCCGGGGTGGACCAAAAGCTGCTGGCGGCCCTCGCCGCCGAGCTGAACGACCGCAACCGGCCCCTGGTCCTGGTGCTCGACGAATACGACCGCGTGACCGCCCCGGAGGTCGCGGAGCAGCTGGAGTTCGTCCTGCACCACGCGGGGGGCGGCCTGCACCTCGTCCTTGTCACCCGCACCGAGCCGCTGCTTCCGCTGCACCGCTACCGCGCGGCCGGCGAGCTGACGGAGATCCGCGGCGCTGAGCTGGCCTTCACCGCCGAGGAGGCCGTCGCCCTGCTGGATCTGCACGGTCTGAGCCTTCCGCTCCACGCCGCAGGGGCTCTGGTGGACCGACTGCGAGGCTGGGCCGCCGGCCTGCGCCTGTCCGCTCTGGCTGCTCGGGAGAGCGCCGACCCGGAGCTCTACCTGAAGGAGTTCGAAGCGGACCGCAGTACGGTCGCGGATTTCCTGCTGGCCGAGGTTCTCAAAGGACAGCCGGACGAAACGCAGGACCTTCTGATGCGGGTGAGCGTCCTGGAGCGTTTCTGCCCGGACCTGGCCAACGCCCTGACCTTGCGTGCCGATGCCGAGCCCATCCTCGCCGGGCTGCATCGCGACAACGCTTTCGTCGAGCACCTCGGGCATACGTGGTACCAGCTGCACCCCCTGTTCGGGGAGATACTCCGGGCCCACCTGCGGGTGCGCCTGCCCGGGGTCGAGCCGGAACTGCACCGGCGGGGCGCGCGATGGCTGCGCCGGCACGGCTTCCTGACGGAGACACTCGCCCACGGCGCCGCCGCGGGAGACTGGAATTTCGCCGCCGGCGCGCTGATCGACGACCTGGCGATCGGGCAGCTCTTCACCGGCCTGCGCTCGGATGACCTGACCCAGTTGTTCTCCCTCATGGGGCCCGAGGCCAGGGGTCCTGCGACGGACCTCGTGCGCGCGGCGCACGACCTGTCCCGGCGTGACCTCGACCGCGGTCTGGCCCGCCTGCGCCAGGCTGAGGAGCACCTGGCCGACGACCCGGGCAGCCTCGCGGCGGCCCGGCTGAGCTGTGCACTGCTGGAGGCTTTGGCGGCCCGGTTCGCCGGGTGTCCTCCGCAGGCCGAGAAGGCCGCCGCGGCGGCCGACGAGCTGCTGCGGGAAGTCCCCGGGCACCTCCTGGACAAGCATCCTGAACTGCACGCTCTGCTGCTGACCCATCTGGGCTCGGTGCGCCTGTGGGCCGGGCGTTTCGATGACGCGCGCGCTGCCCTGACCGTCGTGGCCGCTACCGACGACGGAGCCTGCACCGGGCTGCCTCGGGAAGAGTCGATGGGGCACCTGGCCCTGCTGGACTACCTGAACGGCTGGCTCGGCCGGGCGGAACGCAAGGCCCTGGCGGCGATGTCCGAGGCGGAGCGGATCGGTCTGCCCCGGTCGGCCGGATCCGGCATCGAACGGCTGGTCCTGGCCGCCGTGGCCGTCGACCGCCATGAACTGGCCCGGGCCCAGGCCCTCCTCGACGAGGTGGACCTCCCCTCGGGAGCGCATGATCCGGTGCTGACGGCGGGACAGGCGCTCGTCACAGCTCGTCTGCTGCTGGTCAGGGGCAAGGTACGAGCCGCCGTCGAGGCGGCGAACCCGGCCGTTTCCACCGCCGTGGCATCACCTTGGGCGGCAAGCCATGAAGCACTCGTGATCTCCGCCGCCCATCTGGCCGAAGGACGGCCGGACGAAGCCGGCGCGGTGCTCGAGCAGGTGTCCGTCGACCAGCCGGCGTGCGCGGTGGAGGCCGCGGGGCTCCAGCTTGCCGCAGGGCGTTCCGAGGCGGCCGTCGACCTGCTCGACAGCATCCGCGCCCAGGGCGGGACAGGTCCTGCCGTGACGGTGCGGGCAGCGCTGGTGAGGGCTCAGGCCGCGGAGTGGGCGGGAGACACCGCCACCGCCCGCAGACTCCTGGCCCAGGCGCTCCTCGACGCCCGGCGTGAGCGGCTGAGGCGTCCGTTCCTCGATGCCGGAGCGTGGATCCGGCCCCTTCTGGCGACGGCCTCTCTGAACGAGCTGGCAGCGGGCTGGCTCACGCCCGGTCCGGCTCCGGCGCGACGGGGCGGGCGGTCCGGCGCGGATTCGCCGTCCTCGCCGCTTGTCGCGGTGGAGCTGAGCGGACGCGAGCGGGATGTCCTGGAGCGGCTGGCCGGGATGATGTCGACGGAGGAGATCGCCGCTGATCTGTACGTGTCGGTGAACACGGTGAAGACTCACCTCAAGAGCGTGTTCCGCAAGCTCGCGGTGAACCGGCGGGGTGACGCGGTGCGCCGCGCACGCGAGCTGCGCCTCTTGTGA